Within the Bacteroidetes Order II. bacterium genome, the region TGCGAAACGCTATGCCCGTATCGAATCCTTTATCCAAACCGCACGAAAACAAAAGCATAATGTCTTTCTACAACTCAAATATGCCTTACAAGGACACACTTTCTTGACACATCCAAACCTGACCTCCTAAATAGATACAAAAAATAAATGATGTTTGCATCCAGAAAAAACGCAAATTTTAGCATTAAAGAACATAATGATGACTGGTGGACAGATACGAAAAAGGTGGTATGACATAAGGATTAAGGATTACCACACCACCTCGTTCTATTTGAATTGAATCATTCTGAAATGGCGCGTCCCATTTTTTTTCGTTCATTCTGTTCTTGCCAGCGGCGGTAATAGGCAATGCCAAACCCTGCAAAAAGGATAAGACAGCCCAGCCAGAGCAGGTTAATGAAAGGTTTTTCGTATGCTTGTACAATCAGCCAGTCTTCGGCGGAAGTTACGTCTGCGCCTTCCAATACCAGTCTGATTTGCCCATTCTTGCCGTCTTTGGAGAGTTCCATTCCTGCAAAGGTGAAGGTGACGCCCCAGTCCGCTACTTTGTTCTGGATGTATTGTTGGGTATTTTTACCATCATCCAAGATGATGTAAATGGGTTTGAGTTCTCTGGTTTCTTTGGTTTGGGTGTTGGTCACACTCAAGACAGAAGCGACCGCAATTTGGGTTTTAACATTCCCTACCATTTTGGGGTCGGGCTGTAAGTCGAAGCGTTGGAAACGGATGACATACTTCCCATTATCAATGGTTTTGGTATCGCCCATCGCCATTTTAAGCTCACCTGCTGTTTTATTACCGCTTTCTTGGTTTTCCAAAACGCTTTGGCTGGGTGTCACTGCGACATAAACGTCTTTCTCGAAAAATGGCTTGATGTCGGGGTGTAAAATCCACTGATTTTTACGGCTTTTATAGGCAACCGGAAAGACCGTGAATTGGCGCCCGCGTGCATCGGTCATCTCTAGTTGATAGGTGGTATGGCCGTCGTTGTTCGGGAAGTGCTTTACATACCGTACTTTATAGCCCTCCACTTGAATGGTCTGATTTCGGCTGACCACAAAATTGTTGCGTTGGGTAGAGCCTTCTACGGGTATGCTATTGTTTTCATCACCAACGATGGCATTGTTGAAACTGGAAGAGGTGATGATGCCCAATAACATCAGTGCCAGACCAATGTGTGTGACCGCGCCTCCTACCAAGCGTGGGTTGCCGCGACCAATGCGCCATAAAACCATGCCATTCCCAAATAGTGCAAAAAATGAAGTGAACACCAAAAGCATAAGCAACAAACTTTGGCCGTATTGGTCCCACATCATGCCGAGATTGGCCAACATTCCCGCTTGTGAAACCGACTGGACGGCTGCTTGTACCGGACGCACAGTTTCTCTAACGAATGGGGTCAGTAGCAAGACCGCCGAGGTCGCTATCATTGCCAACAGCATCGGTTTCATTAACACCCGATTTAGGCTCTCTACCTTCATCTTGTGCCACCAAAACAATTGCCCGACTCCCGCCAAAAAGGCGAGTATAATGGCCAGCGGGAGCGACCAAGCATCGTAGAACTCGATGGGTACAGCCGAGGGGCTGTCTCGAAATAAGCGTCCGGTTATGGGTGCTGATGTGCCTAAGATGATGACGGCTGCCAGTGCCGTAAGTACCATTGCCCCAGAAAAAATCATAAATTCTCGTGACATTACCTCCGATTCTTGCTGGGGGCGCGGCAATTCCTTCCACCGGTATGCCATCATACCAAATCCCAACACGGCCATAGTCAATATCCATAGCAATAATTGGTTGTAGAGGCCAAGATCCACAAAGGAGTGTACCGAGATTTCGCCAAGTATGCCGCTTCGTGTTAAAAAGGTGGAATATACGACCAGAATAAAAGCGAGAATATTGAGGAAAATGGACGCTTTTTGGCTACTAGCACTCCGCTTTTGGGCAATCATGGTGTGTAAACCAGCCACGCCGATGAGCCAAGGAACCAAAGAGGCATTTTCTACCGGATCCCATGCCCAATATCCACCAAAAGAAAGGGTTACATATGCCCAATATCCACCCATTGCAATGCCAATCATCAAAACCAAGTTGGCGATGATCGTCCAAGGAAGTGCTGGTTTCACCCATTGCGTATATTCTCGGCGCCAGAGGCCCGCGATGGCAAAGGCAAAGGGGACGATCATCAGGGTAAACCCTATGAAGAGGGTAGGTGGATGAATCATCATCCAGTAGTTCTGCAATAAATCGTTTAAACCTTGCCCATCACTTGGTATAAAGCCAGGTGTTTGTAGTACGGGTGCCTCAGGAAAAGCATCGGCTGTGGTGATGAACGGAGACGCGCCAATCTGAAAAGTACCGAATTTGAAGCCCGTTACCATTGCGAGTAGAAATATTTGACACAATCCAATGATGCTCATGATATAAGGCTCGTATGAGCGGGCACTTCGCATCAAAAGTAGTCCTAAGATGGCTGTCCATAACAACCAGATCAGGAAAGAACCTTCCTGACCTGCCCAGAGCGCTGAGAGTAAATAATTGAGATTTAAGTCTTTAGAGGAATAACGGAATACATAGCTGTATTGAAATTGGTGTGTGGCCAATAAATACAGCAATAGCCCAGTAGAAACCAAAAGGGCTCCAGTCATAACAGCCCAACTCCAGCGGCCTAAGGCACGCCATTGTGGGTCGTTAGAGGCTCTGGTTGCGAAAAAATAGGAAACCGCGGAGAGCAAACCGGCAACAAAGGCTATTGTAAGCATTAAATAGCCAATCGTTCCAATGGTCATAGTGACTTTTTTTGGTGAAAAGGGAAAACCAAATAAGCCTGCAACCTACGGGGTGGTTCCGTCTTCACGGAGGATTTCCAAAGAGGACTTTCTCCAATGAAAAACGGCTGCCATATAGACAGCCGTTTTAGTACAAATATTAAAACATTGCGGTTATTTTGCAAAGGAGACGGCCCTGAGTTCCCGAATGACGGTCACTTTGATCTGGCCGGGATATTGCATTTCATTTTCGATTTTCTTCGAGATGTCCGAAGCTAATTGTTCGGCAAGGGCATCATTCACAAGGTGATGGTTGACAATCACTCGGATTTCGCGGCCTGCTTGAATGGCATAGACCCGTTCAACACCTTTAAAACCACCTGCCAACTCCTCTAATTTTTCCAGACGCTTGATGTAGCTCTCCAATGCTTCGCGGCGTGCCCCTGGACGTGCGCCCGAAATGGCGTCGGCAGACTGGATGATGGGAGAAATGGTGCTGGTCATTTCAATTTCATCGTGGTGTGCACCAATTGCATTACATACATCCGGATGTTCTTTGTACTTTTTGGCCAATTCCATCCCTACGATTGCGTGGGGGCTTTCCAAATCGCCCTCAACCACTTTCCCGATGTCGTGTAATAACCCGGCGCGTCGTGCTTTTTTGGCATCTATACCAAGCTCGGATGCCATGATGGAGGATATTTTGGCGACTTCTATGGAGTGGGAAAGCAGGTTTTGGCCATAACTACTACGATAGCGCATCCGTCCGACCAATCGGATTAACTCCGGATGGAGTCCCTGAAGCCCCAAATCAATGGCGGTTTGTTCTCCCGTTTCAATGATTTCATCCTCAATTTCTTTGGTCACTTTTTCGACAACCTCCTCAATCCGTGCAGGGTGAATCCGGCCATCCTGAATCAACTTCAACAAAGAAATGCGGGCAATTTCTCGGCGAACGGGGTCAAAACCGGATAGAATAACCGCTTCCGGCGTGTCATCTACAATGACCTCCACGCCCGTTGCAGCCTCGAATGCCCGAATATTCCGGCCTTCGCGCCCGATAATGCGGCCTTTCATTTCGTCGGATTTGATGTCCACCACCGAAACAGTGTTCTCGATGGCATGGCTGGCTGCGGTTCGTTGGATGGTAGTAAGAACGATCTTCCGTGCTTGTCGGCTTGCCTGTAGTTTGGCCTCGTCCCGCACTTCCTTTACCATTGCGGCAGATTCTAAGCGCGCCTCGCCAATCATCTCGTCAATCAGCATTTTGCGGGCTTCGGCTCGGGTCATGCCAGAAAGGTCTTCTAACTTCTGTAGGCTTTGTTGGATCAGCGCTTGTAGTTCCGCTTCATTCTGATCCAAAGCCTCTTTTTTCTTGACCCATTCAACTTCTTTTTTATCGAGGCCAGCAAGTTGGCGTTTGCCATCTTCAAAGAGTGTTTGGGCGTTTTGAACTAATTTTTCGGTTTCTCGTTGTTGTTTTTCGGTTTGCCGCCGAAGGGCTTCGATGGCCTCGGAAGCCTTTTGAAGTACCGTTTCGCGCTCATTGACGCGTTGGATACGGTTATTAAGTTTGGATTGGCTAATTTCTAGCCGTTCCTTGTTGCGCTTGAGTGCGGCTTTTGCCTCAGAAATTTCTTGTTCAAATTGTTTACGCTTGGCATTAAACTCCGTTTGTAGTTCCTGAACCGTTTTGGCATTTAACTGAGCTGCTTCATCACGCGCTGTTGCCAAAAGTTTATCGGCCTCCACGCTGGCTTCCGCCAAACGTTGGTTTCCAATTTTAATTTTCAGAAATCTTCCAATAGAAAATCCGAGGATAGCCGCGATCACCGCTGTTGCAAGGATCGCATATATCATGTATGTAAAAATTTGTAATACTGGCTAAGATGGCCTGCGGTCTTATAGCGGAGAAGAGCAGAGATCTATCTATAGCCAAATGGCGAATAATAGTTGTAACGAATCAGATCAACTGACCTGTCCGCCGTTTCAAAATACCCCGATTTTTGCGTCGCGAGACCTAAATCAGGGTACTTTAAAACGGGTACACAGACCCTGCGCTATGAAGAACCTTGCTTCATATACACAAGGGGTACGCCTCGTTTCCCGCCTTCTTCCGCGGCTCACACCCGAAGGCAGAAATTTGACAAACAAACTGCGGCCTGTAGTTGGAATCCGAAGGGTGGCACCCACGAGAATCAAAATTGTAAGGTTCTTATGAGTCTCGGGCCTGTGTGTTGCAGCCGAAGCTACCATGGACGGTAGTACCGACGAGGCTTTTTAATACCCCGATGCAATACTTGTTCCACATAAGTAAATTAATGTATAAACCCTTCGTCGCAAAATGCTTTTTAAAGAAGTGTAACCAATAGCCCCTTTCTTTTTAATGGAATTGCCTAAATGTTTATAAAATGACAGTTTGATGGCGTACACCTGCACCAAAAAAGAGGGACTGTTCCGTATCGCTGGGAAGTTTGACCAACTTCAGAACATTTCGTTGGTCGTCGAATACCTCCATGAGGACAATGTACTCCAGATCGAACCGGTGGATAGGCTGGCTTGCCGAGTATTCTGCCACAAAAACTGTCATGATGTCTTGCTCATACACCTCAATAATTTTTCCAGAGATTTGTTTCCCATTCTTTTTGATGATAAACTTCCAATTCAGGTATTTCTGAAAATACCTCATGGTTTCTTCATTGTATTTAAGGGCAATGGAGGGGTCTTTGTGGAATTGTTGGAGCGCCAAGGTGATGTCATCGCTAAAGACGCGGATGCTTAGGTACGCTTTTTTGCCCTCTATTGCCATTTTTGCATAGCTTGCATGTACGTCATGGCGTTTGGATAGCGTCAGACCAGAGGTTGACAGCAGTACCAGAGCAAGCAGCAGGATCGCAAAAAGTCTTTTCATGATTTTGGGCAGTTCAAACGAATTTATCCTCAGACGTATGTGGGGTCTAAGACGTTACAGAGCCATCTACATCTAATAGGTTTAACCGTTTTCGGACAAAGTCAAGCACGAGGGTAGTGGTAAATTCCTTGTTCAAAACGCGGTCTTTAAATAGACGAAGCATTTTCGCCTCTGTTCCGTTCGCATCAGCCAGTGCAATCCAGATAGTTCCCACTGGTTTGTCAGGTGTCCCACCATCCGGGCCAGCCACACCGGAAGTCGAGATTCCGATGTCTGCTCCGGTCAGGGTCCGAATACCTTCAGCCATTTGCTTAACCACTGTTTCAGAAACGGCCCCAAAGCGCGACAAATCGGCTTCCGAAACACCGAGGAGGTTCATTTTAACGGAATTGCAATAAGCCACCACACCGCCAAGTAGATATGCAGAAGATCCGGGAATGTCCGACAAACGGTCTGCAATATGTCCACCAGTACAACTTTCGGCGGTGGCAATGGTTTTTTTTAGTTTTCGGAGGAGCTCCCCAACCACTATTTCAGGGAGTGTATTACCCTCGCCATAGATGTAGTGGTGGGCACGCTCCCAAAGATGGGCCACCCCTTTCCCCAAGACCGCTTCTGCTTTGGCCATTGTTTCTGAACGAACAGAAAGGCGAAGTTTTACGCCTGTTTTGGGCCCTGGTAAAAAGGCCAGTGTAGCCCCTTTGCCCAAAAAAGTACGAACGTCTCCAATTTTTTCGGCCAAGTCCGATTCACCAATCCCTACGGTAAGCAACGTTTTATGAACAATCACCTCTTGTGCGTGTGCGGCCAGTCGGGGGAGGAAAGATTGTTGCATGATGGCCTTCATCTCGAATGGTACACCGGGCATCATCCCCAAGTATCTCTTTTTTCCATTTTGCTCAAATTCGTACCACAATCCGGGAGCTGTCCCCATAGAATTCGGAATTACCTCAAATCCTTGTGGGACCAAGGCTTGAACCCGGTTTAGTTCGGACGTTTTGCGGCCACGGCTTTCCAGAAGCTGGCGGATGTGTTCAAAAATCGGAGGCTGGTATTCGAGGTCTTTGCCAAAAAAAGAGGCAATTGCTTGTTTGGTCAGGTCGTCGTGGGTCGGCCCAAGGCCACCTGTTGTGAGTACTAATTCAGCTTCCAAAAAAGCGGTACGTAGGGCGTCATGAATGTCGGCTGGTGTGTCTCCGACGGTCACCATTCTAACCACATCTATACCAATCTGGTTCAACTCGGTGGCCATCCATGCCACGTTGGTATTATTGATCTGACCAATGAGGATTTCGTCTCCAACGGTGACCAAATGAGCCTTCATACGGTTACGTGGTAGGTTTTTAGATTAGAGGCCAGAAGGCATCCAGTTAAATGGATCGTTTTGCCAGTCTCGGACTTCCTGTTCTTCGGAGTAGCGCAATGTTCCCATTAGATCCGCATAATCAAGGAGGGCGTCTAAGTCGGTAAGGGTATAAACAGGAATGCCTATGGATTCAAATTTCTCCTCGGCAACGGGTAGTTGATAGGAGAAGACCGCAAAAACGGCCAATACTTCCACGCCAGCCTCCTGCAAAGCGGTTATGCACTGCAAAACAGATCCACCTGTCGAAATAAGGTCTTCTACTACGATGGCTTTTTGGCCTTTTTGGAAGACGCCTTCTATCTGATTGTTTTTACCATGTTCTTTAGCGGAAGCCCTCACATAAGCCATCGGCAACGATAGGCGATCGGCGAGCCATGCTGCATGGGGAATGCCAGCGGTGGCTGTACCAATGATTATATCTACTTGTTCAAAGGCGCGGGCCATTTCGGCGAATGTGTCCGCAATTTGGGTACGGATTTCAGGATACCCCATTGTGAGTCGGTTATCGCAGTATAGGGGGGCTTTAATGCCGGAAGTCCATGTGTAGGGTTGATCCATCGAGAAGGATACGGCCTTGATGTTAACCAAGGATTCGGCGAGCGATTGGCTGATATCTTGCATATTATCGTTTTGTTTTTGGCATCTAACATGTTCGGAAGTTACCCTCTTAAGGGCAATGTTGCGGGTTGGCAAAATCAAT harbors:
- the ccsA gene encoding cytochrome c biogenesis protein CcsA, which produces MTIGTIGYLMLTIAFVAGLLSAVSYFFATRASNDPQWRALGRWSWAVMTGALLVSTGLLLYLLATHQFQYSYVFRYSSKDLNLNYLLSALWAGQEGSFLIWLLWTAILGLLLMRSARSYEPYIMSIIGLCQIFLLAMVTGFKFGTFQIGASPFITTADAFPEAPVLQTPGFIPSDGQGLNDLLQNYWMMIHPPTLFIGFTLMIVPFAFAIAGLWRREYTQWVKPALPWTIIANLVLMIGIAMGGYWAYVTLSFGGYWAWDPVENASLVPWLIGVAGLHTMIAQKRSASSQKASIFLNILAFILVVYSTFLTRSGILGEISVHSFVDLGLYNQLLLWILTMAVLGFGMMAYRWKELPRPQQESEVMSREFMIFSGAMVLTALAAVIILGTSAPITGRLFRDSPSAVPIEFYDAWSLPLAIILAFLAGVGQLFWWHKMKVESLNRVLMKPMLLAMIATSAVLLLTPFVRETVRPVQAAVQSVSQAGMLANLGMMWDQYGQSLLLMLLVFTSFFALFGNGMVLWRIGRGNPRLVGGAVTHIGLALMLLGIITSSSFNNAIVGDENNSIPVEGSTQRNNFVVSRNQTIQVEGYKVRYVKHFPNNDGHTTYQLEMTDARGRQFTVFPVAYKSRKNQWILHPDIKPFFEKDVYVAVTPSQSVLENQESGNKTAGELKMAMGDTKTIDNGKYVIRFQRFDLQPDPKMVGNVKTQIAVASVLSVTNTQTKETRELKPIYIILDDGKNTQQYIQNKVADWGVTFTFAGMELSKDGKNGQIRLVLEGADVTSAEDWLIVQAYEKPFINLLWLGCLILFAGFGIAYYRRWQEQNERKKMGRAISE
- the rny gene encoding ribonuclease Y, translated to MIYAILATAVIAAILGFSIGRFLKIKIGNQRLAEASVEADKLLATARDEAAQLNAKTVQELQTEFNAKRKQFEQEISEAKAALKRNKERLEISQSKLNNRIQRVNERETVLQKASEAIEALRRQTEKQQRETEKLVQNAQTLFEDGKRQLAGLDKKEVEWVKKKEALDQNEAELQALIQQSLQKLEDLSGMTRAEARKMLIDEMIGEARLESAAMVKEVRDEAKLQASRQARKIVLTTIQRTAASHAIENTVSVVDIKSDEMKGRIIGREGRNIRAFEAATGVEVIVDDTPEAVILSGFDPVRREIARISLLKLIQDGRIHPARIEEVVEKVTKEIEDEIIETGEQTAIDLGLQGLHPELIRLVGRMRYRSSYGQNLLSHSIEVAKISSIMASELGIDAKKARRAGLLHDIGKVVEGDLESPHAIVGMELAKKYKEHPDVCNAIGAHHDEIEMTSTISPIIQSADAISGARPGARREALESYIKRLEKLEELAGGFKGVERVYAIQAGREIRVIVNHHLVNDALAEQLASDISKKIENEMQYPGQIKVTVIRELRAVSFAK
- a CDS encoding competence/damage-inducible protein A: MKAHLVTVGDEILIGQINNTNVAWMATELNQIGIDVVRMVTVGDTPADIHDALRTAFLEAELVLTTGGLGPTHDDLTKQAIASFFGKDLEYQPPIFEHIRQLLESRGRKTSELNRVQALVPQGFEVIPNSMGTAPGLWYEFEQNGKKRYLGMMPGVPFEMKAIMQQSFLPRLAAHAQEVIVHKTLLTVGIGESDLAEKIGDVRTFLGKGATLAFLPGPKTGVKLRLSVRSETMAKAEAVLGKGVAHLWERAHHYIYGEGNTLPEIVVGELLRKLKKTIATAESCTGGHIADRLSDIPGSSAYLLGGVVAYCNSVKMNLLGVSEADLSRFGAVSETVVKQMAEGIRTLTGADIGISTSGVAGPDGGTPDKPVGTIWIALADANGTEAKMLRLFKDRVLNKEFTTTLVLDFVRKRLNLLDVDGSVTS
- a CDS encoding orotate phosphoribosyltransferase; its protein translation is MQDISQSLAESLVNIKAVSFSMDQPYTWTSGIKAPLYCDNRLTMGYPEIRTQIADTFAEMARAFEQVDIIIGTATAGIPHAAWLADRLSLPMAYVRASAKEHGKNNQIEGVFQKGQKAIVVEDLISTGGSVLQCITALQEAGVEVLAVFAVFSYQLPVAEEKFESIGIPVYTLTDLDALLDYADLMGTLRYSEEQEVRDWQNDPFNWMPSGL